A stretch of the Tardiphaga sp. 709 genome encodes the following:
- a CDS encoding terminase gpA endonuclease subunit, with product MSFHDPRLRFPDLPLGAKVLFGGLAAASRPTEELTISEWADRNREVSAESGSPWPGKFRTDRVPYLREPQDCLHPDHPARRVTARWAAQLGKSTAIENWFGFIVDRAPGTMLIVLPTLEEATKFNRVKLDPTIEASVKWRHKVAPMSSRDEKASTTAFKRYAGGWCQIVNAGSSKGLQMVSIKYLAMDEVTGYPRDVDGRGSPRDQARARQKFYGDLAKEWQGSTPGVAGECPITDDFEAGDQRYLYLPCPHCRAYQPLLFEQMRAADDEQNLPAHMRCMACDGVILDGHKREILIEGVWIARRVNDGDEAVPLIIKPADLERWRCPPCEGRCSAWQPSYHLWAAYAPRERFADIMKRWADAQGDTTKLRVFFQQDLAEPYDPGGVAIEHEKVTEAARKHPYPRGVVPAEAGLLVSAADVQGYGIKWACYAIGPRGQRWLIDRETFAGAPDQVDDAWVALADALGRTYEAAGGGQKAIDLSGVDSGFATERVYKFCSGRPNVYALDGQHKAGLPWLGTPKKRTSRIGTNASSRKCCSIRSACTT from the coding sequence GTGAGCTTTCACGACCCGCGGCTGCGGTTTCCTGATCTGCCGCTTGGCGCCAAGGTTCTCTTTGGCGGCCTGGCCGCTGCATCGCGGCCGACCGAAGAGCTGACCATCAGCGAATGGGCTGATCGTAATCGTGAAGTGTCCGCGGAATCGGGCTCGCCTTGGCCGGGTAAGTTTCGCACCGACCGCGTGCCGTATCTGCGCGAGCCACAGGATTGCTTGCATCCTGATCATCCGGCGCGCCGGGTGACGGCGCGATGGGCGGCGCAGCTCGGCAAGTCGACCGCGATTGAGAATTGGTTTGGCTTTATCGTCGATCGCGCGCCGGGAACGATGCTGATCGTGTTGCCGACGTTGGAAGAGGCGACCAAGTTCAATCGCGTCAAGCTCGATCCGACCATCGAGGCGTCAGTAAAGTGGCGTCACAAGGTTGCTCCGATGAGCAGTCGCGATGAGAAAGCGTCGACGACGGCCTTCAAGCGATATGCCGGCGGCTGGTGTCAGATCGTCAATGCAGGTTCTTCTAAGGGCCTGCAGATGGTCTCGATCAAGTACCTGGCGATGGACGAGGTCACCGGCTATCCCCGCGACGTCGATGGGCGCGGAAGCCCTCGTGACCAGGCGCGCGCCCGGCAGAAGTTCTACGGCGATCTGGCCAAGGAATGGCAGGGCTCGACCCCTGGCGTGGCAGGCGAGTGCCCGATCACCGACGATTTCGAGGCCGGGGATCAGCGTTATCTCTATCTGCCATGCCCGCATTGTCGTGCCTACCAGCCGCTTTTGTTTGAGCAGATGCGAGCGGCAGACGATGAGCAGAATCTCCCGGCGCATATGCGCTGCATGGCTTGCGACGGCGTCATTCTCGATGGCCATAAGCGAGAGATACTGATCGAGGGCGTCTGGATCGCTCGCCGCGTTAACGATGGCGACGAAGCGGTCCCGCTGATCATCAAGCCGGCCGACCTCGAACGTTGGCGTTGTCCGCCATGTGAGGGGCGCTGCAGCGCTTGGCAGCCGAGCTATCATCTCTGGGCGGCTTACGCGCCGCGCGAGCGCTTCGCCGATATCATGAAGCGCTGGGCCGACGCGCAGGGCGATACGACGAAGCTGCGGGTGTTCTTCCAGCAGGATCTCGCGGAGCCTTACGACCCCGGCGGCGTTGCGATCGAGCACGAGAAGGTCACTGAGGCGGCACGGAAGCATCCGTATCCGCGCGGCGTCGTGCCGGCGGAGGCGGGACTACTGGTCTCGGCGGCAGACGTCCAGGGGTATGGGATCAAGTGGGCCTGCTATGCGATCGGACCGCGCGGTCAGCGCTGGTTGATCGACCGCGAGACCTTCGCAGGTGCGCCCGATCAAGTTGACGATGCGTGGGTTGCGCTCGCCGACGCGCTCGGACGGACCTATGAGGCGGCGGGCGGCGGGCAAAAGGCGATCGACCTTAGCGGCGTCGACTCCGGTTTCGCAACGGAGCGCGTCTACAAGTTCTGTTCCGGCCGGCCTAATGTCTATGCATTGGACGGACAGCATAAGGCCGGTCTGCCTTGGCTGGGCACGCCGAAAAAAAGGACATCAAGGATCGGCACAAACGCATCGTCGCGAAAGTGCTGCTCTATCCGGTCGGCTTGTACGACGTGA
- a CDS encoding GPW/gp25 family protein, whose amino-acid sequence MAQIGPFPGAGMDRRTGKLLTGWAHVLQSLDVIFTTHFGQRVMRRWFGSFVPKILGENMTPSTILRFWTAICIAIDTWEPRYRVIRIVPQASSDQMIKGAIGFEIEGVYMPRGHLGDFTPEQDIRSIRVGGNASGLRVFSGSGAIS is encoded by the coding sequence ATGGCACAAATTGGACCATTTCCCGGCGCCGGCATGGATCGGCGCACCGGCAAATTGCTCACGGGCTGGGCTCACGTGCTGCAGTCGTTGGACGTGATTTTCACGACGCATTTCGGACAGCGCGTCATGCGGCGCTGGTTCGGTTCGTTCGTGCCGAAGATCCTCGGCGAGAACATGACGCCCTCGACGATCCTGCGGTTCTGGACGGCGATCTGCATCGCCATCGACACGTGGGAGCCGCGCTATCGCGTCATCCGTATCGTTCCGCAAGCATCGTCGGATCAGATGATCAAGGGAGCGATCGGTTTCGAAATCGAGGGTGTTTACATGCCGCGCGGTCACCTCGGCGACTTCACGCCGGAGCAGGACATCCGATCCATCCGGGTGGGAGGCAATGCATCCGGGCTCCGGGTGTTTAGCGGATCTGGAGCAATTTCATGA
- a CDS encoding major capsid protein, translating to MALVTDVFNQNSWGVIEFHEEVVEKVDHKPQLLGSLNLFDPIYSRSRTIAIASKDGALSLIPTSEMGAPPEELVPKGSKVRKFDAVRLAKGSTIYAIEMAGVLALPFDQQTKDIAQEVTDRTAQIVDDLELTWEFQRFGAIQGKVLDADGTTVLYDWFEEWGISEPAEINFQLDNAGTDVRKKCRDVKRTMQKKAKGVWTPSTRVGALVGDEFFDSLVNHPQIKETKLGTERAPVLENIEGFSSIEIEGITFINYQGTDDGTTIAIGSQKARFFPIGARGAFKVGWAPASEFKPYVNQRGRPYVGLVLEDKSGRDEWDRIELYSYPLFACTRPEMLLRAKQQ from the coding sequence ATGGCACTCGTAACTGACGTCTTTAATCAAAATAGCTGGGGCGTGATCGAATTCCACGAGGAAGTCGTGGAGAAGGTCGATCACAAGCCGCAGCTTCTCGGTTCTCTGAACCTGTTCGATCCGATCTATTCGCGCTCGCGCACCATCGCGATCGCAAGCAAGGATGGCGCGCTGTCCCTGATCCCGACTTCGGAGATGGGCGCGCCGCCGGAGGAGTTGGTGCCGAAGGGCTCCAAGGTCCGCAAGTTCGACGCTGTGCGCCTGGCCAAGGGCTCGACCATCTATGCGATCGAGATGGCGGGCGTGCTCGCGCTGCCGTTCGATCAGCAGACGAAGGACATCGCGCAGGAAGTGACCGACCGGACCGCCCAGATCGTCGATGATCTGGAACTGACTTGGGAATTCCAGCGCTTCGGCGCCATCCAAGGAAAGGTTCTCGACGCGGACGGCACCACGGTGCTCTACGACTGGTTCGAGGAGTGGGGTATTTCGGAGCCGGCGGAGATCAATTTTCAGCTCGATAACGCCGGCACCGATGTTCGCAAGAAGTGCCGTGACGTGAAGCGCACGATGCAGAAGAAAGCCAAGGGCGTCTGGACCCCCAGCACGCGCGTTGGTGCGCTGGTCGGCGACGAGTTTTTCGACTCGCTCGTGAATCATCCGCAGATCAAGGAAACCAAGCTCGGCACCGAGCGAGCGCCGGTCTTGGAAAATATTGAAGGGTTCTCCTCGATCGAGATCGAGGGCATCACTTTCATCAATTATCAGGGCACCGACGACGGAACCACGATCGCCATCGGCAGCCAGAAGGCACGGTTCTTCCCGATCGGCGCACGCGGCGCGTTCAAGGTTGGCTGGGCACCGGCCAGTGAGTTCAAGCCGTACGTCAACCAGCGCGGCAGGCCCTATGTCGGTCTCGTCCTCGAGGACAAGTCCGGTCGCGACGAGTGGGACCGCATCGAGCTCTACAGCTACCCGCTGTTCGCCTGTACGCGCCCTGAGATGCTGTTGCGCGCCAAGCAGCAGTAG
- a CDS encoding transcription termination/antitermination protein NusG, whose translation MMASDYKIGDHVGIVDLLARNAVVEKPAPKHWYVLEVRPGRDAMVMRTFRRNKIDAYSPQIRRTEIVHGRKREVVVPLFPGLIMLPDYESLLNPRLFDGVIGFVTFGDFFMRLRPDGPDGMEQIRRIEAICNVPLSKRKRMFNTGQLVRVVDGPFAAFSGQIERLDSKGRLSVLVNIFGRLSPVVLDEGQIEPDDTPTGASHALRVARHKQRRIPRPS comes from the coding sequence ATGATGGCGAGTGACTACAAGATCGGCGACCATGTCGGCATCGTTGACCTTTTGGCCCGGAACGCTGTTGTCGAAAAGCCGGCGCCTAAGCATTGGTACGTGCTCGAAGTAAGGCCCGGAAGGGATGCGATGGTGATGCGAACGTTCCGACGGAACAAGATCGATGCTTATTCCCCGCAGATCCGGCGAACCGAGATCGTGCATGGACGCAAGCGTGAGGTCGTTGTTCCGCTATTTCCTGGGCTCATCATGTTGCCTGACTACGAGTCCCTGCTAAATCCGCGCCTGTTCGATGGTGTGATCGGATTCGTCACGTTCGGCGATTTCTTCATGAGGCTGCGGCCTGATGGTCCCGATGGAATGGAGCAGATCCGTCGCATCGAGGCGATCTGCAACGTGCCTCTGAGTAAGCGCAAGCGCATGTTCAATACGGGGCAGCTTGTCCGTGTTGTGGATGGCCCGTTCGCCGCATTCAGCGGCCAAATCGAAAGACTAGACTCCAAGGGCCGACTCAGTGTCCTTGTGAACATCTTCGGGCGCCTGTCCCCTGTCGTACTAGACGAGGGGCAGATCGAGCCGGACGATACGCCGACCGGCGCATCGCACGCACTCAGGGTTGCTAGACACAAGCAACGGCGCATCCCTCGGCCTTCATAG
- a CDS encoding S49 family peptidase, with protein MSLAHERLCGMLFDTPLLYHPSKAETVARMLGPRLVGHAVTIVNGEGTTDHVAFAHGRPSAGVIGDRMGRSYDRANVAPFDMIEGVAIIPIEGTLVQKGAWLGSESGETSYQGLMTQIARAHRSAEVKAVVFEIDSFGGMVNGVFETAAAMRALSKAKPTISILTDFAYSAAYLLGSQARQIVMPEFGGGANIGALTMHADFSGNLEQDGIKVTLIKSGAHKTDGNPYEALPDEVRQKAQARMDVIRDRFAGAVAQGRGKRLTKAQALKTEAACFGAEEALELGIIDAIGDGHEAFAAFIKEVNRRA; from the coding sequence ATGTCGCTCGCTCACGAACGCCTTTGCGGTATGCTGTTCGATACGCCGCTGCTTTATCACCCCAGCAAAGCCGAAACGGTTGCTCGCATGCTGGGGCCGCGCCTGGTCGGGCATGCCGTCACGATCGTGAACGGTGAAGGCACGACCGATCATGTCGCGTTTGCACATGGCCGGCCGTCTGCCGGCGTGATCGGCGATCGCATGGGGCGTTCTTACGACCGCGCGAACGTCGCGCCTTTTGACATGATCGAGGGTGTCGCGATCATTCCGATCGAGGGCACGCTTGTGCAGAAGGGCGCCTGGCTCGGCAGCGAGTCTGGCGAGACATCGTATCAGGGTCTGATGACCCAGATCGCGCGAGCGCATCGCAGTGCTGAGGTCAAGGCTGTCGTTTTCGAGATCGACTCGTTCGGCGGCATGGTCAACGGTGTGTTCGAGACAGCCGCGGCGATGCGGGCGCTTTCGAAGGCGAAGCCGACGATCTCGATCCTGACGGACTTCGCATATTCCGCCGCGTATCTGTTGGGCAGCCAGGCGCGCCAGATCGTGATGCCCGAATTCGGCGGCGGAGCGAATATCGGCGCGCTCACGATGCATGCTGACTTCAGCGGCAACCTCGAACAAGACGGCATCAAGGTCACCTTGATCAAGTCGGGTGCCCACAAGACCGATGGCAATCCCTATGAGGCATTGCCGGACGAAGTCCGCCAGAAAGCCCAGGCGCGCATGGATGTCATCCGTGATCGCTTTGCGGGCGCCGTCGCGCAGGGCCGCGGCAAGCGGCTCACGAAAGCGCAGGCGCTCAAGACCGAGGCCGCCTGTTTTGGCGCAGAGGAAGCGCTTGAGCTCGGCATCATCGATGCGATCGGCGACGGACACGAGGCGTTCGCCGCGTTCATCAAGGAAGTCAACCGGAGAGCCTGA
- a CDS encoding head decoration protein translates to MDVLTEGLARTAHYIVSEDNPNRCREQIMIAAGSGLLTAGAVLGFLLANQGAVTVGAPAFTGTGNGVLTKAGTPYGAGVQEGTYRIQLIDEGANAGDFEVVRPDGAIDGFASVGVAYDGEVKFTIADGATDFASPAAFTLPVTIADPVSVGKYVPFDPDGTNGSEIACAVLYEGCDATTRDVRRTVTVRDTSVQIDVLSWPDGITDDQKTAALASLAARGIIGR, encoded by the coding sequence ATGGATGTTCTTACCGAAGGTCTTGCGCGCACGGCGCATTACATCGTCTCCGAGGATAACCCCAACCGCTGCCGCGAGCAGATCATGATCGCAGCCGGCTCCGGTCTCCTGACGGCCGGCGCCGTCCTGGGGTTCTTGCTGGCCAACCAAGGCGCCGTCACCGTCGGCGCGCCTGCGTTCACCGGTACCGGCAACGGTGTGCTGACGAAAGCCGGCACGCCTTATGGCGCTGGTGTGCAGGAAGGCACCTACCGCATCCAGCTGATCGACGAGGGCGCCAACGCCGGTGACTTCGAGGTTGTGCGCCCGGATGGCGCGATCGACGGCTTCGCGTCGGTCGGCGTCGCCTATGACGGCGAGGTCAAGTTCACCATCGCCGATGGCGCCACGGACTTCGCCTCGCCGGCAGCTTTTACGCTGCCGGTGACGATCGCCGACCCTGTCAGCGTCGGCAAATATGTCCCGTTCGATCCGGACGGGACCAATGGCAGCGAGATCGCCTGCGCCGTCCTTTACGAGGGCTGCGATGCGACCACGCGCGACGTCCGTCGCACCGTCACCGTTCGCGATACCTCGGTCCAGATCGACGTTCTGTCCTGGCCCGATGGCATCACGGATGACCAGAAAACCGCCGCGCTCGCCTCTTTGGCCGCGCGCGGCATCATTGGCCGCTAA
- a CDS encoding helix-turn-helix domain-containing protein yields the protein MSKSDRKQRPRRIAADEAHSWARNLKLGNIHAKLILSMVTLYVDAEGVCFVSIPSLAEDCEMSPDTVRKRLAWLEQIGAISRTGQWIDEKGNRNSLGKGKRTTDLIRLRYDVDTAIIEARATGDFDDEAAARIPSFSPSCQQGVNAEPETVSPRPGLGQPSHCSEGLISEPEPELSPLPPSRGRESSEVDQVESEPEHFGPAWASWRGHEVMRRDLALAEFRKLSATDQRLCRAAVMPYHAALDKNHRTKHRENFHLWVRRRGFDEFPTAKIVEPQAPPVRRWLCGAELKGMEVAGVMADRRVRSSIDPERGAGFWTQMAHRDDLVALAVFHGQQPTDWIEVEQGSAQFAAWRDRLQQLLGGDEVKGQRVFTEPYNAAVHGLPVIHPNFAFRKWKQVLHVPAPWPPRRDGTWAADEGTQNDGE from the coding sequence ATGTCCAAATCCGACCGCAAACAGCGGCCGCGACGCATCGCTGCAGACGAGGCCCATTCGTGGGCGCGCAACCTGAAACTCGGCAACATCCACGCCAAGCTCATCCTGAGCATGGTGACGCTATATGTCGACGCGGAGGGCGTTTGCTTCGTCAGCATCCCGTCGCTTGCTGAAGACTGTGAGATGTCGCCAGATACGGTCCGCAAGCGTCTGGCGTGGCTCGAACAGATCGGCGCCATATCGCGCACTGGACAGTGGATTGACGAGAAGGGCAACCGCAACAGCCTCGGAAAAGGCAAGCGTACGACGGACCTGATCCGGCTGCGATACGATGTCGACACTGCCATCATTGAAGCCCGCGCCACAGGCGATTTCGACGATGAAGCTGCAGCTAGAATACCGTCGTTTAGCCCTAGCTGCCAACAAGGGGTAAATGCGGAGCCAGAAACCGTTAGCCCTCGGCCAGGACTCGGCCAGCCCTCGCACTGTAGCGAGGGCCTAATCTCTGAACCTGAACCTGAACTTTCCCCCTTACCCCCTTCCAGGGGGCGAGAGAGCAGCGAAGTTGATCAGGTCGAAAGCGAACCAGAACACTTTGGGCCGGCCTGGGCGTCTTGGCGTGGCCATGAGGTCATGCGGCGGGATCTGGCACTTGCCGAGTTTCGGAAATTGTCGGCGACCGATCAGCGTCTTTGTCGCGCAGCGGTCATGCCGTACCACGCGGCATTGGACAAAAACCATCGAACCAAGCACCGCGAGAATTTTCACCTGTGGGTCCGGCGCCGAGGTTTCGATGAATTCCCGACTGCTAAGATCGTCGAGCCGCAGGCGCCACCGGTGCGACGATGGCTCTGCGGTGCCGAGCTGAAAGGCATGGAAGTAGCCGGCGTGATGGCAGATCGCCGGGTCAGATCGTCGATCGACCCGGAGCGCGGCGCGGGTTTCTGGACGCAGATGGCTCATCGAGACGATCTCGTCGCACTGGCTGTGTTTCACGGGCAGCAGCCGACCGATTGGATCGAGGTCGAACAGGGATCAGCGCAATTCGCTGCATGGCGTGACAGGCTGCAGCAGTTGCTCGGCGGCGATGAGGTCAAGGGCCAGCGCGTCTTCACCGAGCCCTATAACGCTGCGGTGCATGGCCTGCCCGTGATCCATCCCAATTTCGCATTCCGCAAGTGGAAACAGGTTTTGCACGTGCCGGCGCCTTGGCCGCCGCGGCGTGACGGCACATGGGCCGCAGACGAGGGGACACAGAATGATGGCGAGTGA
- a CDS encoding phage baseplate assembly protein V, giving the protein MADIERILSELLDGQTELVMRVAEYERRMDNMVRHGKVTDVDTKRHLARIEIGEKDGQPLKSAWIPYGQAAGEYKSHRPPTKGQQMTMFAPNGEVRQAMLLPFTWSDDNKSPSDKEDEHVDTYGDKFKIVRKKDHLSFTVDKSSITFEPGKITVNVDGSKTVWTKENITNTSPEVKDVGISKLGLKSEDSETKKTVVEGDQKSPRVLIDNGDLEAESDLVS; this is encoded by the coding sequence ATGGCTGATATCGAACGCATTCTGAGCGAATTGCTCGACGGTCAAACCGAGCTGGTTATGCGCGTCGCCGAATACGAGCGCCGCATGGACAACATGGTGCGCCACGGCAAGGTCACCGACGTCGACACAAAGAGGCATCTCGCGCGCATTGAGATCGGCGAGAAGGACGGCCAGCCTTTGAAGTCGGCTTGGATACCCTACGGCCAGGCTGCGGGCGAATATAAATCGCACCGGCCGCCGACCAAGGGTCAGCAGATGACGATGTTCGCGCCGAATGGTGAAGTGCGGCAAGCGATGCTTCTGCCGTTCACCTGGTCGGATGACAATAAGTCGCCGTCAGACAAGGAAGACGAGCACGTCGACACCTACGGCGACAAGTTCAAGATCGTTCGCAAGAAGGATCACTTGAGCTTCACCGTCGATAAGTCGTCGATCACATTCGAGCCGGGAAAGATCACGGTGAATGTGGATGGGTCCAAGACGGTCTGGACCAAAGAGAACATCACTAACACCTCGCCAGAGGTGAAGGACGTCGGCATCTCGAAGCTAGGCCTCAAGTCCGAGGACAGCGAAACCAAGAAGACAGTAGTCGAGGGCGACCAGAAGTCGCCACGCGTGCTCATCGACAACGGCGATCTCGAAGCCGAGAGCGACCTCGTTTCGTGA
- a CDS encoding phage portal protein, with product MSARVSQPAAVTQMPKARAGYLRDNKSRVLTMRSSATREHRDEVRVAWKRAAGLAMELIQNSGMLRGAADQVIADTVGVELVLNPQPDLSDLGYSPEEASSLVRTIKQRWKRYAWSPRECDQRGKFTVPQMIDIALRWDMVYGESLGVVSFMAPSERKRYGITTGTKMCMVTPSRLVQDTNEIEGLYQGVVHDPNGRPIAYRIEERNAGIVTKREYRGYDAEGRQLVAHAFDPLDAGDVRGISRMASAFRQHIQREILVDTTIQTAILQTVFAAVLTSKTPSKEAFEAIEAMGDDVGGNGKPTYSDEFRDYFMSRLDKAAESEIAISDAPQVSHLAPDEELKLLTTQTPGPQFLPVNRELARDMARAIGITFGGLTMNHENATYSSTRMENSSIWPVVMRRRDRIAAPTVQPLYESWLDEEIGEERIAFKGGYALFLAHRDRVAWALWQGPAKPSADDLKSAKGASERLYNGTTTLADECAELGKDPDEVFEQRLREHKRYTDAGLPSPFERNPNSKADDSADEPAASQSQRQREDA from the coding sequence GTGTCGGCGCGCGTCTCACAGCCAGCCGCAGTTACGCAGATGCCGAAGGCGCGCGCAGGCTACCTGCGCGACAACAAGTCCAGGGTGCTGACAATGCGGTCGTCGGCGACGCGTGAGCATCGCGACGAAGTCCGTGTTGCGTGGAAGCGAGCAGCTGGGCTTGCAATGGAATTGATCCAGAATTCCGGCATGCTGCGCGGCGCGGCCGACCAGGTGATCGCGGATACGGTCGGCGTCGAGCTGGTACTGAATCCGCAACCCGATCTAAGCGATCTTGGTTATAGCCCGGAGGAAGCATCCAGCCTCGTGCGGACGATCAAGCAGCGCTGGAAGCGATATGCCTGGTCGCCGCGCGAATGCGATCAGCGCGGCAAGTTCACTGTTCCCCAGATGATCGACATCGCGCTGCGCTGGGACATGGTCTACGGCGAGTCGCTTGGTGTCGTTAGCTTCATGGCGCCGAGCGAGCGAAAGCGCTACGGCATCACGACCGGCACCAAAATGTGCATGGTCACTCCCAGCCGATTGGTGCAGGACACCAACGAGATCGAGGGCCTCTATCAGGGCGTCGTTCATGACCCGAACGGGCGGCCTATCGCGTATCGCATTGAAGAGCGGAACGCCGGCATCGTCACCAAGCGGGAATATCGCGGCTATGACGCCGAGGGCCGCCAGCTCGTCGCGCATGCATTCGATCCGCTGGACGCTGGCGACGTGCGCGGTATCAGCCGAATGGCATCGGCGTTCCGACAGCACATCCAGCGTGAGATTTTGGTCGATACCACGATCCAGACTGCGATCCTGCAGACCGTGTTTGCAGCGGTGCTCACGAGCAAAACTCCCTCGAAGGAAGCTTTCGAGGCAATCGAGGCTATGGGCGACGACGTTGGAGGAAACGGCAAGCCGACTTATTCGGACGAATTCCGTGACTACTTCATGTCGCGGCTCGATAAGGCGGCCGAGAGTGAGATCGCTATCAGCGACGCGCCGCAGGTGTCGCACCTTGCGCCCGACGAAGAGCTGAAGCTGCTGACGACGCAGACGCCGGGTCCACAATTCCTGCCCGTCAACCGTGAGCTGGCGCGCGATATGGCGCGGGCGATCGGCATCACGTTCGGCGGTTTGACGATGAATCATGAGAACGCCACGTATTCATCGACGCGGATGGAAAATTCCTCGATCTGGCCCGTCGTCATGCGTCGTCGCGACCGTATTGCGGCGCCGACGGTGCAGCCGCTCTATGAGAGCTGGCTCGACGAAGAGATCGGTGAAGAGCGCATCGCCTTCAAGGGAGGCTACGCCCTCTTTCTCGCGCATCGCGATCGCGTCGCGTGGGCTCTGTGGCAAGGACCGGCGAAGCCGAGCGCCGACGATCTCAAGAGCGCGAAAGGCGCGAGCGAGCGGCTATACAATGGCACGACGACGCTTGCGGATGAGTGCGCGGAATTGGGCAAGGATCCCGACGAAGTGTTTGAGCAACGCTTGCGCGAGCACAAGCGCTATACGGACGCCGGCTTGCCGTCGCCGTTTGAACGCAACCCGAACTCGAAGGCCGATGACAGCGCGGATGAGCCGGCAGCATCGCAGTCTCAGCGCCAGCGTGAGGACGCGTGA
- a CDS encoding MT-A70 family methyltransferase codes for MSEVLKYDEACRMLAEAAAVDEVLDMRSKADALRIYARQAKNRDMEINAAQIRVRAERRLGEMLIQQRESVGLATGAAGIGKAASAVPEEYSTQPMTLAEAGIDRKLSSRAQRIAEIGPVRFEALMAMMREQAGEGRVIVDVLKIDAENEQRRKRRDLAAAMSHATALSPTGQKVPCIYADPPWHRDQGVTNRSYENHYPTMSWDEICAMPVAERLLPDAWLFLWIPRAHMLALHVIETEVTDVRTGEIIMAAVDMPLAWAVAKSWGFDAYSTAFIWTKTDEEHPLDQGGGVLVFDQDEVLLMFKRGRGLPKPATNEKFKSNHRERKREHSRKPDHYREVIQRMTGGVPVLELFARVDAEHPLPADWIAWGNQAQAAADAGVTDSVMPETAASAEVNAARVILEELNSVPQGALTSDEKSAFDEIVRQPLQSIVNSHETESVVAHSLTLYPRQSAPDSAAIEAAAGDFRAAFERELSDDEFVEWQALHCIASGDAIPADMARGVIGDGQAAVLNEDKLALTADGFTRLRALQAYVERCERRHGRTLGYNLDLNPPRQIDLDEVLQGAA; via the coding sequence TTGAGCGAGGTCCTCAAATACGACGAAGCGTGCCGCATGCTCGCCGAGGCCGCGGCCGTCGATGAAGTGCTCGATATGCGCAGCAAAGCCGATGCGCTACGAATTTATGCGCGGCAAGCCAAAAACCGCGACATGGAAATCAACGCTGCGCAAATCCGTGTTCGGGCCGAGCGGCGGCTGGGCGAAATGCTCATCCAGCAGCGAGAATCCGTAGGCCTCGCGACCGGCGCGGCGGGCATCGGCAAAGCCGCGAGTGCTGTTCCTGAAGAGTACAGCACTCAACCGATGACCCTGGCGGAGGCCGGTATCGATCGCAAGCTGTCCTCGCGGGCGCAGCGCATTGCTGAGATCGGTCCGGTGCGCTTTGAGGCGCTGATGGCCATGATGCGCGAGCAGGCCGGCGAGGGGCGCGTCATCGTCGATGTGCTCAAGATCGACGCCGAGAACGAGCAACGCCGGAAGCGTCGGGATCTCGCGGCTGCCATGTCGCATGCGACGGCGCTATCGCCGACCGGCCAGAAGGTCCCATGCATCTATGCGGATCCGCCGTGGCACCGCGACCAGGGCGTTACCAACCGTTCATATGAAAATCACTATCCGACAATGTCGTGGGACGAGATCTGCGCCATGCCGGTCGCTGAGCGATTGCTCCCGGATGCATGGCTGTTCCTCTGGATCCCGCGGGCACACATGCTCGCGCTGCATGTAATCGAGACCGAGGTGACCGACGTCCGCACCGGCGAGATCATCATGGCCGCGGTGGATATGCCGCTGGCATGGGCCGTCGCGAAGTCGTGGGGTTTCGACGCCTATTCCACGGCCTTCATCTGGACCAAGACCGACGAGGAGCATCCGCTGGATCAGGGTGGCGGCGTGCTGGTCTTTGATCAGGACGAGGTTCTCCTGATGTTCAAGCGCGGGCGTGGGCTGCCCAAGCCGGCGACCAATGAAAAGTTCAAGTCGAACCATCGCGAGCGCAAGCGCGAACACTCCCGGAAGCCAGATCACTATCGTGAGGTAATCCAGCGCATGACCGGCGGCGTGCCGGTGCTGGAGCTGTTCGCGCGCGTCGATGCCGAACACCCACTCCCGGCGGACTGGATTGCATGGGGTAATCAGGCGCAGGCCGCCGCCGATGCCGGCGTTACAGATTCAGTCATGCCGGAGACGGCCGCTTCGGCTGAAGTCAATGCCGCTCGCGTGATTCTGGAAGAGCTGAATTCCGTTCCGCAGGGCGCGCTGACGTCCGATGAGAAGTCGGCGTTCGATGAGATCGTCCGTCAACCGCTGCAGTCGATCGTCAATTCACATGAAACCGAAAGTGTCGTTGCGCATTCGTTGACGCTGTATCCGCGGCAAAGTGCGCCCGATTCAGCTGCGATCGAGGCGGCTGCTGGTGACTTCCGCGCGGCGTTTGAGCGCGAACTATCGGATGATGAGTTCGTCGAGTGGCAAGCGCTGCATTGCATCGCCAGCGGCGACGCCATTCCAGCCGACATGGCCCGCGGCGTCATCGGCGATGGGCAGGCTGCCGTCCTGAATGAAGACAAACTGGCACTGACCGCCGATGGCTTCACACGTCTGCGCGCGCTGCAGGCGTATGTCGAGCGCTGCGAGCGTCGTCACGGACGAACCCTTGGTTACAACCTCGACCTCAATCCGCCGCGGCAGATCGACCTCGATGAAGTTCTGCAGGGAGCGGCCTGA